DNA from Amycolatopsis sp. DSM 110486:
TGTCCGACCAGTCCCACTTCGTGGCCAGCCACGGCTTGCCGGCTTCCTGCGGCTTCACGCGGTTGAGCATCACGAGGGGCTCGTAGATCACGTAGCGGTACCCGAGCGACGCAGCCGCCGAGGTCTCCAGGAACGGGTTGTTGTTTTCGGCCTGCGGGCCGTTCGGCATGCCGACGTTCAGCACGGCCGCGGCGTTGCCGCCGCCACCCGCACTGCTCGAGCCGCCGCCACAAGCGGCGAGCACCGCGGCTGCCACCACGGCGACGAGCGCTGCGACGACGGAGCGCTTCACTCGCATTCGTCCTCCTAGGTCCTGGTGCTGCGGATTCCGCCCGCGCTCGGAGAGCTCGGTCCGGCCGCGCGACAGGAGGGAGTCAACCCGGGTGACTCGGGTCACGTCAATAACACGGCGGTAACATTTTGTGCCTAAGTTTAAGTACTGAAAGAAAGGCTCACGCTCGGTGTCCGCCTGTCGATCTCCTTGCGGGGCAAGGAGATTCAGCCGGCTGAACGCCCGCCCGACGCCAGCAGCGCCGCGATCGGCAACGTCGCCGCACCCAGCGCGACGGCCTCCGGGCCCAGCTCCCCGAGCTCGACCACGGTCGCCTCGGCGAGGTACCCGAGCGCGTGCCGGGCGGCGGCGTCGCGGACGTGCGGCAGGATCGCCGGGCCCATGATCGCTCCCGCCGAGCCTGCCAGCACAACCCGGTCGGGCGCCAGGAGGTTGATCAGATTGGCGATACCGATGCCCAGGTATTCACCCGTCGCGGCGAGTGTTTCGGCAGCTGGACCAGACCTTTCGGCCAGCGCGACGAGCCGGGCGAGCCGGCTCTCGCTGTCCGCGCCGGGCAGCGGCTGGGCGCCCGGGGTCTCGGCGTAGTGGCGGACCACGGCCTCGGTACCGACGTACGCCTCCAGGCACCCGCGCGAGCCGCAGCGGCAGGCGGCGCCCGCGGCCTGCACCACGGTGTGGCCCCACTCACTGGTCGTGATGCCGGGAAAAGACCCACCGTCGGTGACGAAAGCGGCACCGACGCCCACGCCGAGCAGCGCGATCACGGCGCGGTCGGCACCGCGGCCCGCGCCGAGCCACATTTCGGCCTGGCCGAGCGTGCGGGCGCGGTTGTCGAGGTGCAGCGGCGCGTCGGCGAACTGTGCGTGAGCGCGCAGCAGGTCGGCGAAGGCGACGCCGGCCCAGCCGAGCGTGGGGGCGTGCACGATGCCGCCGTCACGCACCGCGCCGGGCACGCCGACGCCCACGCCGAGCACACGAGACGCACCGGCCGAAAGCACCTCGGCGACGCCGGCCCGCGCGAGCTCCACCACTTCCGCCGGGTCGGGGTTGCTGCCCGCGAGCGGGTGCTGCACGGTCGCGAGAGTCCCCAGCGCGCAGTCGAAGAGCCCGGCGCGCACGTGGGTCTCGCCGACGTCGACGCCCACGACCTGCCCGTACTCGGGCCGGACGCGCGGCAGCGTGCGTGGCCTGCCACCATCGGACTCGACGGAACCG
Protein-coding regions in this window:
- a CDS encoding ROK family transcriptional regulator is translated as MTRVLRQTTRDLRRHNRAALLSSLYLRGPVSRLELVAESGLSPATVTNVVAELIGDGVVAEAGSVESDGGRPRTLPRVRPEYGQVVGVDVGETHVRAGLFDCALGTLATVQHPLAGSNPDPAEVVELARAGVAEVLSAGASRVLGVGVGVPGAVRDGGIVHAPTLGWAGVAFADLLRAHAQFADAPLHLDNRARTLGQAEMWLGAGRGADRAVIALLGVGVGAAFVTDGGSFPGITTSEWGHTVVQAAGAACRCGSRGCLEAYVGTEAVVRHYAETPGAQPLPGADSESRLARLVALAERSGPAAETLAATGEYLGIGIANLINLLAPDRVVLAGSAGAIMGPAILPHVRDAAARHALGYLAEATVVELGELGPEAVALGAATLPIAALLASGGRSAG